From a region of the Lactuca sativa cultivar Salinas chromosome 4, Lsat_Salinas_v11, whole genome shotgun sequence genome:
- the LOC122197771 gene encoding uncharacterized protein LOC122197771, whose protein sequence is MDSLDALLAKKKRPKSDPETNGSPAVEIENSDPDVMGPQKVDTDMLEEPLEAKSSTPLLVFCVEDGNVILRFSEIFAIHEPLKKAVKRERWFSIPKVIHFIISKNLKKSFVPKTQVCFDICC, encoded by the exons ATGGATAGTCTGGATGCCTTACTAGCT AAGAAAAAGCGTCCAAAAAGTGATCCTGAAACTAATGGTAGTCCTGCAGTTGAAATAGAAAACTCGGATCCTGATGTTATGGGGCctcaaaag GTGGACACAGATATGCTAGAAGAGCCACTTGAAGCTAAAAGTTCAACACCACTTCTTGTTTTCTGTGTAGAAGATGGAAATGTAATCTTACGATTTTCAGAAATATTCGCTATTCATGAGCCTTTAAAGAAAGCTGTAAAGAGGGAACGATGGTTTTCTATTCCAAAAGTTATTCATTTCATTATATCCAAAAATTTGAAGAAATCATTTGTACCTAAAACACAAGTATGCTTTGATATCTGTTGTTAA